The following are encoded in a window of Flavobacteriales bacterium genomic DNA:
- a CDS encoding cbb3-type cytochrome c oxidase subunit I: MGASTTAHDAHHAHHHEESFISKWIFSQDHKMIGKQFLVTAIFMAWVAVIMSILFRLQLAWPGEGFAFANFFLGDKWAPGGVLDPNMYLALVTIHGTIMVFFVLTGGLSGTFANLLIPLQVGARDMASGFINMLSYWFFFMSSMVMLASLFVEGGPASSGWTVYPPLSALPQTIPGSGAGMTLWLVSMTLFIASSLMGGLNYVVTILNLRTKGMKMTRLPLTIWAIFITAVLGILSFPVLLSAALLLLMDRSMGTSFYLSDIHVAGEALDQVGGSPILFQHLFWFLGHPEVYIVLLPALGITSEIISTNARKPIFGYRAMIGSILAIGFLSFIVWGHHMFITGMNPFLGSVFVFTTLLIAIPSAVKVFNYITTLWKGNIVLTPAMLFSIGLVATFIAGGLTGIILADSALDINVHDTYFVVAHFHIVMGMSAIFGMFAGVYHWFPKMYGRMMNTKLGYAHFWITFICAFGVFFPMHFIGLAGAPRRYYSYTEFPMFDGVTDLNVLVTFFAITGALAQVIFTYNFFYSVWRGPKAVQNPWRSNTLEWTTPVEHIHGNWPGPIPTVYRWPYDYSKPGKAEDFVPQTVPIEEGEEEH; this comes from the coding sequence ATGGGCGCCAGCACCACCGCGCACGACGCGCACCACGCACACCACCACGAGGAGAGCTTCATCTCGAAGTGGATCTTCTCGCAGGACCACAAGATGATCGGGAAGCAATTCCTGGTCACGGCCATCTTCATGGCCTGGGTGGCGGTGATCATGTCCATCCTCTTCCGCCTGCAGCTGGCCTGGCCCGGCGAGGGCTTCGCCTTCGCCAACTTCTTCCTGGGCGACAAGTGGGCACCGGGCGGTGTGCTTGATCCCAACATGTACCTGGCGCTGGTCACGATCCACGGCACCATCATGGTGTTCTTCGTGCTCACAGGCGGCCTCTCCGGCACCTTCGCCAACCTGCTCATCCCCTTGCAGGTGGGCGCGCGCGACATGGCCAGCGGTTTCATCAACATGCTCAGCTACTGGTTCTTCTTCATGAGCAGCATGGTGATGCTCGCCTCGCTCTTCGTGGAAGGCGGACCGGCCTCCAGCGGATGGACCGTGTACCCGCCGCTGAGCGCGCTGCCCCAGACGATACCCGGTTCCGGCGCGGGCATGACGCTGTGGCTGGTGAGCATGACGCTCTTCATCGCCAGTTCGCTGATGGGCGGCCTCAACTACGTGGTCACCATCCTGAACCTGCGCACCAAGGGCATGAAGATGACCCGCCTGCCGCTGACGATCTGGGCCATCTTCATCACCGCCGTGCTGGGCATCCTCAGCTTCCCCGTGCTGCTCAGCGCCGCGCTGCTGCTGCTGATGGACCGCAGCATGGGCACCAGCTTCTACCTGAGCGACATCCACGTGGCCGGCGAAGCGCTGGACCAGGTGGGCGGCAGCCCCATCCTCTTCCAGCACCTCTTCTGGTTCCTCGGCCACCCGGAGGTGTACATCGTGCTGCTGCCCGCACTGGGCATCACCTCGGAGATCATCTCCACCAACGCGCGCAAACCCATCTTCGGCTACCGCGCCATGATCGGCTCCATCCTCGCGATCGGCTTCCTCAGCTTCATCGTGTGGGGCCACCACATGTTCATCACCGGCATGAACCCCTTCCTGGGCAGCGTTTTCGTCTTCACCACATTGCTCATCGCCATACCATCGGCGGTGAAGGTGTTCAACTACATCACCACGCTGTGGAAGGGCAACATCGTGCTCACGCCGGCCATGCTGTTCAGCATCGGCCTGGTGGCCACCTTCATCGCGGGCGGTCTCACGGGCATCATCCTGGCCGACAGCGCGCTGGACATCAACGTGCATGACACCTACTTCGTGGTGGCCCACTTCCACATCGTGATGGGCATGAGCGCCATCTTCGGCATGTTCGCCGGGGTGTACCACTGGTTCCCCAAGATGTACGGGAGGATGATGAACACGAAGCTGGGCTATGCCCATTTCTGGATCACCTTCATCTGCGCCTTCGGGGTCTTCTTCCCCATGCACTTCATCGGCCTGGCCGGTGCCCCGCGCCGCTATTACAGCTACACGGAGTTCCCCATGTTCGACGGGGTCACCGACCTGAACGTGCTGGTGACCTTCTTCGCCATCACCGGTGCGCTGGCCCAGGTGATCTTCACCTACAACTTCTTCTACAGCGTGTGGCGCGGACCCAAGGCGGTGCAGAACCCCTGGCGCAGCAACACGCTGGAGTGGACCACGCCGGTGGAGCACATCCACGGCAACTGGCCCGGACCCATCCCCACCGTGTACCGCTGGCCCTACGACTACAGCAAGCCCGGCAAGGCGGAGGACTTCGTGCCGCAGACCGTGCCCATTGAAGAGGGCGAGGAGGAGCACTGA
- a CDS encoding c-type cytochrome, with protein sequence MHTITLGALATATVLLLLSSCGRDPNSPGVEYMPDMYRSPAIEAYVDFGQDPYHYGEDLAREQRERPSARRPADGTIPFAADPAKAEFMMPYPYPNTPDGYEQAGRELKSPVAMTEATVEKGKVIYGKFCQHCHGEKGQGDGPAVQRSNDKYPQPPAYDGAQLKELPEGKMYHTLTHGKGAMGSHASQLDKEERWLVVQYVKYLQAGGQMPGAMAAN encoded by the coding sequence ATGCACACGATCACCCTCGGCGCCCTGGCCACGGCCACGGTGCTGCTGCTGCTGAGTTCCTGCGGCCGCGACCCCAACAGCCCCGGCGTGGAGTACATGCCCGACATGTACCGCAGCCCCGCCATCGAGGCCTATGTGGACTTCGGCCAGGACCCCTACCACTACGGCGAGGACCTGGCGCGTGAGCAGCGCGAGCGCCCCAGCGCGCGCAGACCGGCCGACGGCACCATCCCCTTCGCGGCGGATCCCGCCAAGGCGGAGTTCATGATGCCCTATCCCTACCCGAACACGCCCGACGGTTATGAGCAGGCCGGCCGCGAGTTGAAGAGCCCCGTCGCCATGACCGAGGCCACCGTGGAGAAGGGCAAGGTGATCTACGGCAAGTTCTGCCAGCACTGCCACGGCGAAAAGGGCCAGGGCGACGGACCCGCCGTCCAGCGCTCCAACGACAAGTATCCTCAACCGCCCGCTTACGATGGTGCGCAGTTGAAGGAATTGCCCGAGGGCAAGATGTACCACACCCTCACCCACGGCAAGGGCGCCATGGGCAGCCACGCCTCACAACTCGACAAGGAGGAGCGCTGGCTGGTGGTGCAGTACGTGAAATATCTGCAGGCCGGTGGCCAGATGCCCGGGGCCATGGCGGCGAACTGA
- the nrfD gene encoding polysulfide reductase NrfD has product MHAEAAIREPLILGHKTYHDITEDIVRPIENKAPRGWYILTAIAGLIAAYGTGCILYLISKGVGVWGLNKTVDWAWDITNFVWWVGIGHAGTLISAVLLLFRQKWRMAINRSAEAMTIFAVIMAATFPGIHMGRIWMSYWVLPLPNQFGSLWVNFNSPLLWDVFAISTYFSVSLVFWYIGLIPDFATIRDKVVKPGMKKVYGILSFGWTGNAKAWTRFEEVSLVLAGIATPLVFSVHSVVSFDFATSVIPGWHTTIFPPYFVSGAVFSGFAMVLTLLLVMRKVMHLENYITVKHVEYMNIVIIVTGSIVGVAYITELFISWYSGVEYESYAFINRATGPYLWAYWIMMTCNVISPQLFWFKKLRTNLAFTFFMSIVVNVGMWFERFVIIVTSLHRDYLPSSWTMFHPTWVDVGVFIGTIGIFFTLYLLFARFFPVLALNEVKSILKVSGESYKLDAAKNQHHH; this is encoded by the coding sequence CTCATCCTGGGCCACAAGACCTACCATGACATCACGGAGGACATCGTGCGGCCCATCGAGAACAAGGCGCCGCGCGGCTGGTACATCCTCACGGCCATCGCCGGCCTGATCGCCGCCTACGGCACCGGCTGCATCCTCTACCTGATCAGCAAGGGCGTGGGCGTGTGGGGCCTGAACAAGACGGTGGACTGGGCCTGGGACATCACCAACTTCGTGTGGTGGGTGGGCATCGGCCACGCCGGCACGCTCATCAGCGCGGTGCTGCTGCTCTTCCGCCAGAAATGGCGCATGGCCATCAACCGCTCCGCGGAGGCCATGACCATCTTCGCCGTGATCATGGCGGCCACCTTCCCCGGCATCCACATGGGCCGCATCTGGATGAGCTATTGGGTGCTGCCACTGCCCAACCAGTTCGGCAGCCTCTGGGTGAACTTCAACAGCCCGCTGCTGTGGGACGTGTTCGCCATCAGCACCTACTTCAGCGTATCGCTCGTGTTCTGGTACATCGGCCTGATCCCCGACTTCGCCACCATCCGCGACAAGGTGGTGAAGCCCGGCATGAAGAAGGTCTATGGCATCCTCAGCTTCGGCTGGACGGGCAATGCCAAGGCCTGGACGCGCTTCGAGGAGGTGAGCCTGGTGCTGGCCGGCATCGCCACCCCGCTGGTGTTCTCGGTGCACTCGGTGGTGAGCTTCGACTTCGCCACTTCGGTGATCCCCGGCTGGCACACCACCATCTTCCCGCCCTACTTCGTCAGTGGTGCCGTGTTCAGCGGCTTCGCCATGGTGCTCACCCTGCTGCTGGTGATGCGCAAGGTGATGCATCTGGAGAACTACATCACGGTGAAGCACGTGGAGTACATGAACATCGTGATCATCGTCACCGGCTCCATCGTGGGCGTGGCGTACATCACCGAGTTGTTCATCAGCTGGTACAGCGGCGTGGAGTACGAGAGCTACGCCTTCATCAACCGCGCCACCGGCCCCTATCTCTGGGCCTACTGGATCATGATGACCTGCAACGTCATCAGCCCGCAGCTCTTCTGGTTCAAGAAGCTGCGCACCAACCTGGCCTTCACCTTCTTCATGAGCATCGTGGTGAACGTGGGCATGTGGTTCGAGCGCTTCGTGATCATCGTCACCAGCCTGCACCGCGACTACCTGCCCAGCAGCTGGACCATGTTCCACCCCACCTGGGTGGATGTGGGCGTGTTCATCGGCACCATCGGCATCTTCTTCACCCTGTACCTGCTCTTCGCGCGCTTCTTCCCGGTGCTGGCGCTCAATGAGGTGAAGTCCATCCTGAAGGTGAGCGGCGAGAGCTACAAACTGGACGCCGCCAAGAACCAACACCATCACTGA
- a CDS encoding cytochrome c oxidase subunit II codes for MTKLLILLVILLGILAIAQLVRVYELTSRLRGKREEEISAADNRMNARLMWVFMIAYFGFFLWLWLRYKDRMLPVAASEHGVDTDWLLNFNWIILIIAFVITNVLLFVFAAKYIHSKDRRAFWYPHNNKLELIWTVIPAAVLAVIIIYGLTTWNRITDAPGPDALEVELYAKQFDWTARYPGGDGILGATDFRLINGTNPLGIATPESVAGRLAEMEEEIAGLELAMKEVLPASRIAEMNDQAERLRRHRARLLNLRTTMELDIEEKGQASPYFAGRDDVVTKDFYLPKGQEALLLIRSRDVIHSAYIPHLRSQMNAVPGMTTRMKMVPTITTDSMRTHIMKDQNFDFILLCNKICGASHYNMQMPLTVTTAAEYEAWYTEAMKKPFQAAEEAKAGEGGDAGNGAQAALRMN; via the coding sequence ATGACCAAGTTGCTGATACTGCTCGTCATTCTCCTGGGCATCCTGGCGATCGCCCAGTTGGTGCGGGTCTATGAACTCACCTCGCGCCTGCGCGGCAAACGCGAGGAGGAGATCTCCGCGGCGGACAACCGCATGAATGCCCGTCTGATGTGGGTCTTCATGATCGCCTACTTCGGCTTCTTCCTGTGGCTGTGGCTGCGCTACAAGGACCGGATGCTGCCGGTGGCCGCCAGCGAGCACGGGGTGGACACCGACTGGCTCCTGAACTTCAACTGGATCATCCTGATCATCGCCTTCGTCATCACCAACGTGCTGCTCTTCGTCTTCGCCGCCAAGTACATCCACAGCAAGGACCGCCGCGCGTTCTGGTACCCGCACAACAACAAGCTGGAGCTGATCTGGACGGTGATCCCCGCCGCCGTGCTGGCCGTGATCATCATCTACGGCCTCACCACCTGGAACCGCATCACCGATGCGCCCGGCCCTGATGCCCTGGAGGTGGAGCTCTATGCCAAGCAGTTCGACTGGACCGCGCGCTACCCCGGTGGGGACGGCATCCTCGGCGCCACGGATTTCCGCCTGATCAATGGCACCAACCCGCTGGGCATCGCCACGCCAGAGAGCGTGGCCGGCCGCCTGGCGGAGATGGAGGAGGAGATCGCCGGATTGGAACTGGCGATGAAGGAGGTGCTGCCCGCCTCGCGCATCGCCGAGATGAACGATCAGGCCGAAAGACTCCGCCGCCATCGTGCACGCTTATTGAACCTGCGCACCACCATGGAGCTGGACATCGAGGAGAAGGGTCAGGCCAGTCCCTATTTCGCCGGCCGCGATGATGTGGTGACCAAGGACTTCTACCTGCCCAAGGGCCAGGAGGCCCTGCTGCTGATCCGCAGCCGCGATGTGATCCACAGCGCCTACATCCCCCACCTGCGCTCGCAGATGAACGCCGTGCCGGGCATGACCACCCGCATGAAGATGGTGCCCACGATCACCACGGACAGCATGCGCACGCACATCATGAAGGACCAGAACTTCGACTTCATTTTGCTGTGCAACAAGATCTGCGGGGCCAGCCATTACAACATGCAGATGCCATTGACGGTGACCACCGCCGCCGAGTACGAGGCCTGGTACACCGAGGCCATGAAGAAGCCTTTCCAGGCCGCTGAGGAGGCGAAGGCCGGGGAAGGCGGGGACGCGGGCAACGGCGCACAGGCCGCCCTGCGCATGAACTGA
- a CDS encoding DUF3341 domain-containing protein — translation MANKVIYAVYEDPELLKDGARKLVSNGIRVKDVFSPFPVHGIDPIIGIKRTRLGIVAFMFGIGGTCLALLGIWYFNIFDWPMNIGGKPSQAMYKNLPAFIPVTFEFTVLCAAHGMAITYLIRNKTLPGMPARNPDPRSTDDKFIMEIRTADNHGHDATAITGLLRETAVLEINERQY, via the coding sequence ATGGCGAACAAGGTCATCTACGCCGTTTACGAGGATCCCGAGCTTTTGAAGGACGGGGCCCGGAAACTGGTGTCCAACGGCATCCGGGTGAAGGACGTGTTCTCACCTTTCCCGGTGCATGGCATCGACCCGATCATCGGCATCAAGCGTACCCGCCTGGGCATCGTGGCCTTCATGTTCGGCATCGGCGGCACCTGTCTGGCGCTGCTCGGCATCTGGTACTTCAACATCTTCGACTGGCCGATGAACATCGGTGGCAAACCCAGCCAGGCGATGTACAAGAACCTGCCGGCCTTCATCCCGGTGACCTTCGAGTTCACGGTGCTCTGCGCCGCGCACGGCATGGCCATCACCTACCTGATCCGCAACAAGACGCTGCCCGGCATGCCGGCCCGCAACCCCGACCCGCGCAGCACCGACGACAAGTTCATCATGGAGATCCGCACGGCCGACAACCACGGCCATGACGCCACGGCCATCACCGGCCTGCTGCGCGAGACCGCCGTGTTGGAGATCAACGAACGCCAGTACTGA
- a CDS encoding quinol:cytochrome C oxidoreductase yields MVLGAVATLVGMLGDHSDHHQRTWANLLVNGFFFLGIGLGALFFYALQNATETAWYVLVRRVHEAILGWIPVGAFVLLLVFIASSAHLNHLYHWMDGSLYHEYVIGEGADAKPAQASDPGAVANPNYDALIAGKSAFLNLPFFWLRTLLYLGVFVFFARWFRQRSLEMDKQSGEQLVKTHKLMYRRGALFLVFFAVFSSTLAWDWLMSIDAHWFSTLFGWYVFSGMWVSAMITAVVIVLYLKRKGHLPQVNSSHIHDMGKWVFAISFLWTYLYFSQFMLIWYSNIPEEITYFQQRIGEHPGLMWTVFFINFAVPMVLLMSRDAKRNARFLIGVGAVVFIGHWLDIILVVMPGALGKEFHGVGLLEVGMFTLFLGAFIMRVLKTLAEAPLTPVDHPFLEESVHHQI; encoded by the coding sequence ATCGTCCTGGGCGCGGTGGCCACGCTGGTCGGCATGCTCGGCGACCATAGCGACCACCATCAGCGCACCTGGGCCAATCTGCTCGTCAACGGTTTCTTCTTCCTCGGCATCGGCCTGGGCGCACTCTTCTTCTACGCGTTGCAGAACGCCACGGAGACCGCCTGGTACGTGCTGGTACGCCGCGTGCATGAGGCCATCCTGGGGTGGATCCCGGTAGGGGCCTTCGTGTTGCTGCTCGTGTTCATCGCCAGCAGCGCGCACCTGAACCATCTCTACCACTGGATGGACGGCTCACTTTACCACGAATACGTGATCGGCGAAGGCGCCGACGCGAAACCCGCCCAGGCCAGCGACCCCGGCGCGGTGGCCAACCCGAATTATGATGCCCTCATCGCCGGAAAAAGCGCCTTCCTGAACCTGCCCTTCTTCTGGCTTCGCACGCTGCTTTATCTCGGCGTATTCGTCTTCTTCGCCCGTTGGTTCCGCCAGCGCAGTCTGGAGATGGACAAGCAGAGCGGTGAACAGCTCGTGAAGACCCACAAGCTGATGTACCGCCGCGGCGCCCTCTTCCTGGTGTTCTTCGCCGTGTTCAGCAGCACCCTCGCCTGGGATTGGCTCATGAGCATCGACGCGCACTGGTTCAGCACCCTCTTCGGCTGGTATGTTTTCAGCGGCATGTGGGTCAGCGCCATGATCACCGCCGTGGTCATCGTGCTCTACCTGAAGCGCAAGGGCCATCTGCCCCAGGTGAACAGCAGCCACATCCACGACATGGGCAAGTGGGTCTTCGCCATCAGCTTCCTGTGGACCTATCTCTACTTCAGCCAGTTCATGCTGATCTGGTACAGCAACATCCCCGAGGAGATCACCTACTTCCAGCAGCGCATCGGCGAGCATCCCGGTCTGATGTGGACGGTGTTCTTCATCAATTTCGCCGTGCCCATGGTGTTGCTGATGAGCCGCGACGCCAAGCGCAACGCCCGCTTCCTCATCGGTGTGGGCGCGGTGGTCTTCATCGGCCATTGGCTGGACATCATCCTGGTGGTGATGCCCGGCGCGCTGGGCAAGGAGTTCCACGGCGTGGGCCTGCTCGAAGTGGGCATGTTCACCCTCTTCCTCGGCGCCTTCATCATGCGCGTCCTCAAGACCCTGGCCGAAGCGCCACTCACCCCGGTGGACCACCCCTTCCTGGAGGAAAGCGTGCACCACCAGATATGA